The stretch of DNA GCTGGGACTGGCTTTCGCCCGATCTGTCCCTTGATCCTTCCGGCAAGACCCTCTTTTTCGGCGGCTGCGCCCCCTTCTTCGATGTTTTTTTCCGGCACAGCCTCAAGGTCAATACCCGGAAAATCCTTGAGGACAGCATAAGGCTGATGAATTTTTTCGACATCAAGCCGATGGTTCTCGAAAACGAACGATGCTGCGGCCACGACCTTTTGGTCTCCGGCGACCGGGAGAACTTTCTGGTGCTCGCAAGGCAGAACGCCGCCGCCATCAACGATTCGGGGGCCGAGGAAGTGGTTGTCGCCTGCCCGGAAGGCTATCGGGCTTTAACCCAGGATTACCCCCGTGAGGGCGCGCCCATCAACATCCCCGTTACGCACATACTGGACCTTGTGGAAAGAAACGTTGCCAAGGGCGCGGTTGCCTTCAAAAGCAAGGGGCAGAAATTCACCTTTCAGGACCCCTGCCGCCTAAGCCGCCACGCCGGGCTTTCGGCGCTTCCAAGGCAGCTTCTTGCTCGCTTCGGAAGATCGGCCCTAAAGGAGATGCCAAGGAAGGGAACCGGGGCGGTATGCTGCGGCAACTCGGCCTGGACCGGCTGCGACGGCTTTTCCAAGGCCCTCCAGGTGGAGCGACTGAAGGAAGCCAGGTCCACAGGGGCGAGCCTTCTGGTCACCGCCTGCCCAAAATGCCAGATTCACCTTGCCTGCGCCATGAATGACCCCTTCATGAAAAAGGACCTGGAAATGGAAATGGAGGACATAACCTGCCTTCTTTCCAAAACCATATACTGGGAATAGACGCCATGCAGAACCCAAGAAAGACATCGCCCGCCGGGGAGCCCAGAATCGGCGTTTACGTCTGCCATTGCGGCCACAACATAGGAAAGGTTGTGGACTGCGCGGCAGTCGCCGAAAAGGCCCTGGGCTATCCCTTTGTGGTGTCCGCCACCGACGTGGCCTACGCCTGCTCCGAGCCGGGGCAGGAGGCCATCAGGAACGACATCGCAGAAAAGAACATCAACCGCGTGGTGGTGGCGTCCTGCTCCCCAAGGCTTCACGAGCCCACCTTCCGACGGATGCTTTCCGACGCGGGTTTGAATCCGTATCTCCTGGAAATGGCGAACCTTCGGGAGCAGTGCTCCTGGGTCCACATGTTTGAGCCGGAAAACGCCACCATAAAGGCCGTTGATCTCGTGCGCATGTCGGCGGCCAGGGCTGCTGGCCTCGACTCCCTGTACGAGGAAAAGCATTCGCTGGTCAAACGCACCCTGGTGATCGGCGGCGGGGTCGCGGGCATCCAGGCGGCCCTGGACTTGGCCGATTCGGGCTACGAGGTGGTCCTGGTGGAAAAAAGCCCCACCATAGGCGGGGTCATGGCCTTGCTGGACAAGACCTTTCCGACCATAGACTGCAGTATCTGAATACTTGGCCCGAAAATGACGGATGCCGGTCGGCATCCCAACATAACGATTCACACGCTTAGCGAAGTAACCGACGTATCCGGCTCAGTGGGCAATTTCTCCGTGACGGTCAGGAAAAAGGCCCGGTTCGTGAACGATAAGGACTGCACCTCCTGCGGCGACTGCTCCAAGGTCTGCCCGGTGGTGCGGCCCGACGAGTTCAACCAGGGCCTGGGCTCCCGCAAGGCCATATTCAAGCCCTTTCCCCAGGCCGTGCCGTCGAGCTACCTCATCAACGTGAACGAGTGCCTGGGGCATAACCCGGCGGTGTGCTCCAAGTGCGTGGACGCCTGCACCAAGGGCTGCATAGATTTTCACATGTCCGACTCTGAATTCACCGTGGACGTGGGAGCCGTTATCGTGGCCACCGGGCTTTCCGTGTACGACCCCACCGAACAGGACGAATACGGCTACACCCGGTTTGAGAATGTTCTCACCAGCATGGAGTTCGAGCGGCTCATAAACGCGGGCGGCCCCACAAAGGGCGAAGTCCTTCGGCCCACCGACCGCGAGGTGCCGAAGCGCGTGGGTTTCATCCAGTGCGTGGGAAGCCGGAACGCCAGGAAGGGCGGAAGCTACTGCTCGAACGTGTGCTGCATGAACACCGTCAAGTCCTCGCTCATGCTGAAGGAGCACTACCCCGGAATCGACGTCACGGTGTTTTACATGGACATCCGGGCTTTCGGAAAGGGCTTCGAGGACCTGTATTTAAGAAGCCGCCGCCTGGGGACCCGCTATCTGCGCGGCCTTCCCGGAACGGTGTCGGAAAACCCCGATAAAAGCCTCACCGTCTCGGTGGAAAACACGGCCACTGGCAAGGTGGAGACCGTAACGCTCGACATGCTGGTGCTGGCCGTGGGCATAAAGCCCTCCCCCGACACCCAGCGCATAAAGGAGATGCTGGGTCTTCAGCTTACCAGCGACGGATTTTTCCTGGAGGCCCACCCTAAGCTCCAGCCGGTGGACGCAGCCACCAGGGGCGTTTTTTATGCGGGCTGCGCCGAGGGCCCCAAGGACATCAAGGACTCGGTGACCCAGGCTTCCGCCGCTGCGGCGCGGGCCATAAGGCTTCTGCACAAGGGCGAGATAAGCTCTGAGCCCATAATCTCGGTGATAGACCCTGAAAAATGCAAGTTCTGCGGAAAATGCGCCGAGGTCTGCCCGTACAAGGCCATCACCGTTGACGTAAAGCGCAAAATCGCCGCCCAGGTGAATACGGCGGCCTGCGCCGGGTGCGGAACCTGCGCCGCCGAGTGCAGGTTCGATGCAATTTCCATGAACCACTTCACCGATCCTCAAATCGAGAGCCAGGTGGACGCACTTCTGTGTGAAAACCCGGAGGGCAAGATTTTAACCTTCGCCTGCAACTGGTGCTCCTACGCGGGCGCTGACAACGCGGGCGTGGCAAGGCTCCAGTATCCGCCAAACGCCCGGCTCATCCGCACAATGTGTTCGGGGCGGGTGGATGAAAAATTCATCTGGCGGGGCCTTAAAAAAGGTGTGCCGGTGATTCTGGTTTCCGGCTGCCACATCGGCGACTGCCATTACATAGACGCCAACCACTGGACCGTGAAGCGCGTGGAAAAGGTACGCGAAAAAATGGCCAAGCTCGGCATACGTCCCGAACGGCTCCAACTCGAATGGATAAGCGCCGCAGAAGGAATACGCTTCGCCAATATAATGACCCGCATGGAGGAACTGCGCCGGGGAGTGACGGCTGAGGAAATAGCGGAAACCCGCCGGATACTCCTGGCCGAGGATGAAAGGAAGGCTGCGAAAAAGACATCCTGATCCGTGCTTGAAAGCAAAAGGATTTTTTGACCCCTGATCGGACAAATGCCATGACAACCGCCGCAAGCCTAACACGGGCAAAGTTTTTCTTCGCCTTGTCGGCTTCGACGGTTGTCCTGTTTCATGCGGCCTGGGCTTTTCTCTGGCCGGACGTTTTCTATTTCCCCGACTCCCTGGATTTTTTCGACACCCTGGAATACTGGGACCGGAACCACGCCCTTTTTGTGGGCTATCTCCGCACCCCCGCATACCCGCTCTTTTTCCTGGCTCTTCATAAGACCTTAGGCCTTGGCCTCCTGGCCCTTGTCCAGCATTCAAGCCTCGCGGCCATGATCGCGCTTTCCGGCCTTGTTCTGGGCCGGATGCTCAAAAGCCGCCAAGGCTGGATCATCGCCGGAATTTTCACCCTGGTTGCGGGTTTCGCCCCTTCCCAGTTCATGTACGCCTCCCACGCCATGACCGAGGGGCTCGCAACCCAGGCGCTTCTTGCCGTAATCCTATGCTTTATCCTTTGGATGTCGCGCTCAAGCGCTCTTTCCGTGGCGGTATTGGGCCTTGTGCTCGCCGTGGCGGTTCTATTGCGGGCCGTGAACGTGATCCTGGTTCCGCTGGCCCTGGCTTTCGTCCTCGTTATCACCACAAAAAACCGGGGAGCCGGGAAAGCCCTTCTTCACGCGGCCATATTATGCGCGGTGTTTTTCATCACGGTTTTTCCCTGGATGCGATACAATAAAATCGTTCACTCCCGCTTCGCCCTTTCCAACATGGGAGCCCTGGCCCTGGTCCACTCATACAGCCATCTCATCGACATGGATTCGGGAAGGTTTTCCGAAATCAAAAACGTCCTGCGGCCCGTCCATGAAAAGGAGATGGATGCCCGAAAAAGCCTGTCGCCGGAAGCGCTCATGTTTGACGGCATGAAAAGGGCCTGCGGGGAAAATTCCTACTTCGACATCCTCATGAAAAAATTCGGCTACACCATCCCCCAACTGGACAAGGTGATGAAGGCCCTGGTTTTCGAGGGGATGAAAAAGCGCCCGGACGAGGTCGCCTCCCTGGTTCTGAGGCGCTTCTGGCATTTGATCACCAGGGCTCCGGGCCTTAGCGAGCGGGCGCTTGTGGAAAACCTTTATTTCTGGGTCGAAACCCCGCCTTCCCCCAACATGAGGCGGGACGCCCCGGCGCTTTTCACGCGATACGGACTTGTGACGCCGCTTTCCCCCGGCGCGGCGGCCCGGAAGGAGAGGGCGAGGCCTCTTTGGAGGATTGAGGAAATCCTTTCGGGCTTCTACGTAAAGGCCGCCCCGGCCTTTCTGTGGCTCGGCGTTCTCCTGCTTCCGGCGCTCAGGCGGCGGGGGCCTTTTGCCGTTGGCCTTTTCTGCGTGGGCCTGGTGCTTGCCCCTTTTGGGGTCACGGCGGCCATGACCCCGCCGGAGTTCCGTTTTTACCAGCCCTTCTCGGTTCCGGTGATGTTCCTCCTGGCCCTTGAAATTTCTGCCTTCTGGCCCCTTATGGCGAGAGCCGCAGAATACGTCTCCCGGCTCCTCAAAAAACCGGAAAGTTCCCCATGAGCGCCCCTTACCCCGACTATTCGTCGTACCTGAAGGGCCTTTTCGGATGCCGGGTGCACAAGATTACGGTGGACGCGGGGTTATCCTGCCCCAACCGGGACGGAACCATAAGTTTCGGGGGCTGCATCTACTGCAACGAGCGGGGAAGCGGCACGGGGGCGGCGGCGCGCGGGCTTTCGGTGGCCGCCCAGTTGGAGGCGGCCATGCCCTACCTTGGCCGGCGCTTCAAGGCCGAAAAATTCATCGCCTATTTCCAGAGCTTCACCAACACCCACGCGCCGGTTGAAAGGCTTGCGGCTCTCTGGAACGAGGCCCTTTCGGTGGAGGGCGTCGTGGGGCTTTCCATCGGCACCCGGCCCGACTGCGTACCCGACCCCGTCCTCGATCTTGCCCGCAGGCTTTCCGAAAAATGCCTTTTCTGGATGGAATACGGGCTCCAGTCCGCAAATGACAGGACCCTTTCCCTCATCAACCGGGGCCACGACTCCAGGGCCTTCGCCGACGCGGTGAAAAGAACGAAAGCGCGCGGAATCCCCGTGTGCGCCCACGCCATTCTTGGGCTTCCGGGCGAAACGCCCGCCGACATGGCCGCCACAGCCAATTTTCTGGCTGGTCTCGGCGTGGAGGGGGTGAAGCTCCATCTTCTCTACGTTGTGAAAAATACCCCCATGGAGGCGCTTTTTCGGGCGGGCGAATACCAATGCCTTCCCGAGGACGAATACGTGGCGCTGGCCGTGGATTTCATCCGCCGCCTTCCGCCTTCCACCATTATCCACAGGCTGACCGGCGACCCGCATCCCGACGAGCTTGCGGCCCCTTCCTGGCTGATCGGCTCCAAGAGCCGGGTGATCGCCAAAATTCGTGACAGCCTGGGAAAGTAGCCCATGAGGGCCGGATTTCGATGGAGGCAGGATTTCGTTGAATTTTGCCGGAGGCTCCGGTATGAAGCATATAATGATACACGAATCTGACGCCAAAAACTTCAACCGGCCGGGGGGACCATGCTGGCAAGGGCATTTTCCGGGGCTGTAATCGGCATTGACGCCACCCTTGTGGAGGTGGAGGTGGACCTTTCCATAGGGCTTCCCTCCACCGCAACAGTGGGGCTTCCCGAGGCCTCGGTGAAGGAGAGCAAGGAGAGGGTTAAGGCGGCGGTGATCAATTCCGGCTACCTCTTCCCCGAAGACCGCATCACCGTGAACCTCGCGCCCGCCGATATCCGCAAGGAGGGCACGGGATTCGATCTCCCAATAGCTCTTGGCATTCTGGCCGCCATCGGCATGGTCCCGCGCGAAGCCCTGGACAACCACCTCATAATCGGCGAGCTTTCCCTTGACGGCAGGGTGAAGCCCGTGCGCGGCGCGCTTCCGGTTGCCGTGGCAGCCAGGGACTGCGGCAAGCGCGGGGTGATGCTTTCCCGCGAAAACGCGGCGGAGGCAGCCGTGGTTAACGGCATAGAGGTTCTTCCGGTGGACAACCTCGCAGACGCCGCCGAGTTTTTTAGAGGGGACAAGGAAATCGCCCCGGCAAGCATCGACTTGAACGCTCTTTTCGACACCAAGCGTACCGGCTCGTCGGCGGATTTTTCCGAGGTCCAGGGCCAGGAGCACGTCAAAAGGGCGCTCGAGGTGGCCTGCGCGGGCGGCCATAACGTGATACTCATAGGCCCGCCTGGTTCCGGCAAGACCATGCTGGCACGCAGGCTTCCCTCGGTGCTGCCCCCCATGTCATTCGAGGAGGCCCTTTCCACCACGAAAATCTACTCCGTGGCCGGGCTTCTTGGGAAGGGCCAGGCCCTAGTCACCGAGCGGCCCTTCCGCTCGCCCCATCACACCATAAGCGACGCAGGGCTCATCGGCGGCGGGCGCAACCCCCGCCCAGGCGAGGTGAGCCTGGCGCACAACGGCGTGCTTTTTCTGGACGAGCTTCCCGAATTCAAGAAAAACGTGCTGGAGGTCATGCGCCAGCCCCTGGAGGACCGCTTCGTCAACCTGTCGCGGGCCGCCATAGCAGTGTCCTACCCGGCCTCCTTCATGCTGGTGGCGGCCATGAACCCCTGCCCCTGCGGCTTTCTGGGCGACACCACCCACCAGTGCAGGTGTAACCCCCGGCAGGTAGCGGCCTACCGCTCGCGGGTTTCCGGGCCGCTTTTGGATCGAATCGACATCCATGTGGAGGTTCCTGCGGTGGCCTACAAGGAACTGGCCGGAACGGGCCTTAGCGAGCCTTCGGAGGCCATACGCGAGCGCGTGGCCAAAACCAGGAAAATGGGTGAAAAGCGCCTGGCCGGGCTTTCCATCTACTGCAACGCCCAGATGCAGAACAGGCACCTGAAGAAATTCTGCCGCACGGATCAGGCGTCCGAGCGCCTTCTGGAGCAGGCGGTGGACAAGCTGGGGCTATCCGCCAGGGGTTACAACCGGGTCTTGAAAATAGCCCGCACCATCGCGGACATGGCGGGCCAGGAGGACATCAGCGTCCGTCATATAGCCGAAGCCATTCAGTACCGTTCTTTAGACAGAAACAGCCAGGGGGCCTGAGGGCGCGATCTGCTGTGTCAGCGCGGGCGGGCCGGGTCGGAATGTATCGTTAAGTACTATCCCTCTCCGGCCCGTCCGCGCTTCCTTGCATTTCATCGCCCTCAGACCCCCTGGTCACGCCGGTAGGGGAGGGGTGGAAAAGAAAGAACGGGAAACGATATTAAACCCGCCTCAGTCTTTCTCCCAGTGTCTGTTCTTTTTGTCCTCCGCCTCGATCTCCCTTCTCCTGCGCGCCTCCATCCACTCCGAAAGGCGGTTTCTGTAGGCCGAATTGAGGCGAAGGAACTCCTCCGTCTGGGCCGGGATGTTTTTGTAGAAAAAAATCACCTGGAAGATGGGAAGGATCGAAAGGGCGGGGTGGACCAGGGAGGCGGAAAAGGCCAGGGTGAGGGGCCAGGCCAGCTCCTGGAAGAAGTTGTTGTAAAAGGGAAGGTAGGGAACTTGGCCCGAACCCGCCGCAACACGCCAGTTCATGCCGATTTTTGAAAGCTCCATCAGAGAGTAAAGAATGAAGACCGGCAGAACAAGGGGAGCCGCAGGATAAATGCTGATGACCATCCCCGTGATGGCGAAAAGTTCCGCCGGATAGCAGATTTTGACCAGTATCCGGCGAAGGGTTGCTGGGCCTGTGGAAAGGGCGAATGTTATGGTTCCTGCGGCCCGGTCGTTTTCCCGGTCAAGGTCCTGATGGGTGAGTATGCCCTTGATTCCGGCAGCCAGAAGCTGGGTCAGGAGGAAAACGTCGAAGATTACGGCCCTGATCGGAATGTCCGGGGCCTTGCGGGAAAAGGCCAGGATGATGAAAAGGCCCGGAAGGAAGCCCGACGACAGCGCATCGGCCATTACTCCAAAAACGCCTCTTTCCTTGAGCCTTAAAGGAGAAATCGAATAGGCCGCCACCAGAAAAAACTCCAGGGCCAGAACCGTGTTTGCGGCAGGGCCGAAACCTCCCGCGAGGGCCGCGCCGCCTCCCGCCAGAAGGGGCAGAAGGACCGAGAAGGCGCGGGACCGGAGTTTTAAGCCAGCCATGGAGTTGGGTTTTTGAGCCAACTCGTCGCTTTTTCCGTCCGCCCACTCGTTTATGGCGTAGCCGAAAGCGGCTACCGAGCTCACGCAGAAAACCGCCGCCAGAAAATAAAGCTGCAAAAGTTCCGCCGGGGCCGTTCCAAGCAGCAGGGCCTGGGCTAAGGCCACTCCCAGCAGGGGCGGAATCTTCCACCTCCACCAGCATGAAACCCGCCAAGTTTTGACGGAGTCGGAAAAAAGGCCCATTTTTTGCGCCGTTTTATGGGTTTTACCGGGATGGGGCAGGCATTCGCATGAATTTTTCCCAAACATTGTTATCACATACGGTCAAGGCCCGCAACAAGGTTGACGTTGACACCGGGTTTGGTTAGACTCCGTCAAAATTGAAACCGGCGGCCATGCCTGCCAACCGGGAAAGGATTGTGAAATGGGAGAAAAAGCCATCCTCACGGTGGGAGGAAAAACCGTCGAACTTCCGATAGTGGACGGGTCGGAGGGGGAAAAAGGAATCGACATATCGGCCCTAAACAAGCTCACCGGGTATCTGGCGTACGATCCGGGTTTCGCCAACACGGCAAGCTGCTCAAGCGCCATCACCTTTCTAGACGGCGAGAAGGGAATTCTGCGTTACAGGGGAATTCCGGTCAACGAGCTGGCCGAAAAATCCACCTTCGTGGAAACGAGCTACCTTCTTATTAACGGTCGCCTTCCATCCAGGAAGGAACTGAACGATTTCTCGGTTCTTCTTAACGACCACTCCCTTGTCCACGAGGACATGAGGGTGTTTTTCCAGAATTTTCCGCGAGCCGCGCACCCCATGGGCATTCTGTCGGCAATGGTCACGGCCCTTCGCGGCTTTTACCCGGAACTCGAGGGCCTTTCCAGGAGCGAGGCCCTAAACGTCCAGGTTACGCGCCTGCTTTCGAAGGTCCGCACCATGGCGGCCATGTCCTACAAGATTTCGCGCGGCCACCAGGTGGTCTATCCAAGGCCCGATCTTTCCTATTGCGCAAATTTTCTGAACATGATGTTCAACTCGCCCGTAAAGCCCTACGACATAGACGACGATCTCACCCGCGCTTTAAACGTTTTCTGGATTCTCCACGCCGACCACGAGCAGAACTGCTCCACGGCGGCGGTGAGGCTGGTGGGAAGCGCCAGGGTGAATTTTTACGCGGCGGTTTCGGCGGGCATGGCGGCCCTGTGGGGGCCCCTGCACGGCGGGGCCAACCAGGCGGTGATAGAGATGCTGGAGGAGATCGCCAAAAACGGCGGGGACTTCGCTCCTTTTCTCAAACGCGCCAAGGACAAGAACGACCCCTACCGGCTCATGGGTTTCGGCCACCGGGTCTACAGGACCTACGACCCCCGCGCCCGGATAATGCGCGAGATGGCCGACAGGGTTCTTCAAAAGCTCAACAGGAGTGATCCGCTTCTGGACATCGCCCGCCGCCTTGAGGACGCCGTCACCAAGGACCCCTATTTCGTGGACCACAACCTTTACCCCAACGTGGATTTTTTTGCGGGCATAGTTTTGCGGGCCATAGGGATTCCCACCAACATGTTCACGGTGATGTTCGCCATAGGCCGCCTTCCGGGCTGGATAGCCCAGTGGAAGGAGGGGGCGGACGATCCCAAATGGAAGCTCAACCGGCCCAGGCAGGTCTACACCGGCCCCACGGAATGCCATTACGTGCCTTTTGATCAAAGGCCGTAAGAGGATTGAAGGCAATGGCGCGTAATCGTCAGGAGCGCTTTTTCAAGGAATGGACATGAAAATCGGACTGGCCCAGATAAATCCCGTAATAGGGGATTTTTGCGCCAACGCTTCAAAAATACGCGAGTACTGCGAAAAGGCGCGAAAAGCGGGCTGCGATCTCGCCGTTTTTCCAGAGCTTTCCCTCTGCGGGTATCCGCCCAGGGACTTTCTGGAAAGGAGCGATTTCCTGGACGCCTGCGAGAGGGCCTTTTGGGGGCTTGTGAAGGACGTGCGCGGAATAGGGGTGATCGCGGGCTATCCCGAAAGGATCGCGGACGAGGCAGGGCTGCCCATCGCCAACGCGGCGGTCCTGTTCGAGGACGGCGAAATCCTCCACACCGCCCACAAGAGGCTTCTGCCCTCCTACGACGTTTTCGACGAAACCCGCTACTTCAGGCCGGGCCTCGATGCCGAGGTCTTTTCCTACAAGGGGCGGACCCTGGGCCTTTCCATCTGCGAGGACGCCTGGAACGACGCGGATTTCTTTCCCAGAAGGCTCTATACCTGGGACCCGGTGGAGGCCCTGGCCATCGAGGGGGCGGATCTGATAATAAACGTCGCAGCCTCGCCCTTTCACGCCGGAAAGTACAGGCTGCGCAGAAGCCTCATGGCTCACGCGGCGAAAAAGTACGGGGTATTCACCGTTTACGTGAACCAGGTCGGCGGAAACGACCACCTGGTTTTCGACGGATCTTCAACCGCCCACGACGCGACCGGCAGGCTGGTGGCTGCTGGGGCTGATTTTGCGGAAGACCTGGCCGTCTGCGCCCCCCCGACCGGGACGGGCGGCATAAGCCCCCAGTCGGAAACCGACACAGAGGCCCTGTACCGGGCATTGGTTCTGGGTACGAGAGATTACGTGAAAAAATGCGGCTACAGGAGCGCGGTGATAGGGCTTTCCGGGGGCATCGATTCGGCCCTCACGGCGGCAATAGCAGCCGAGGCCCTGGGGCCACCCAACGTCACCACGCTTTTCATGCCCTCGGTCTACACATCGCCCGACAATTTTTCCGACACCCGCATTTTGGCCGGAAATCTTTCCACGGCCTATGATATCATACCCATAACGCCTTTTTTCGAGGCCTATCTCGACAACCTGCCGGGCATCTGTTCAAGGAGCGCGCCCACCCTTGTGGAGCAGAACATCCAGGCCCGCATAAGGGGAATGATCCTCATGGCCTTTTCCAACCGCCACGGAGCCCTGGTGCTTTCAACGGGCAACAAGAGCGAGCTTGCGGTGGGGTACAGCACCCTTTACGGAGACATGTGCGGCGGGCTGGCGGTGATTTCCGATCTCTGGAAAACCACCGTTTACGAGCTTTCGCGTTACGTCAACCGCTCGCGGGAGGTTATCCCCACGAAAATTCTGACCAAGGCCCCGTCCGCAGAACTGAAGGCGGACCAGAAGGACCAGGACGACCTGCCGCCATACGACGACCTGGACGCCATCCTGAAGTCCTACCTGGAAGACGGGCTTGAGGCTTATGCCATAGCAGGGCTTGGCTTCGCTCCTTCGGTGGTGGATGACGTGATACGCCGGGTGGTCCGAAACGAGTACAAGAGGCGGCAGGCCGCAGTGGGGCTTCGCATAACCCCCAAGGCCTTCGGCGAGGGCAGGCGCTGCCCCATCGCCCACGGCTACGCGCCCGGCTCGCTTAAGGCGGAAAATTCAGGCAAGACCTGCACGGAGGCATCTTGACTACCGAATCCCGATTGAGCAAGGCCGTGGCCGTGGCCGAATGGGTTCTGAACATCGGGGTCCTGGCCTACGCGGTGCTTTTTCTGGCCACACTGTGGCGGGGCGGGGCGCTCTTCGAGTTCCGGTTCATGGGCGTGAACGTTTCGGCGTCCGACCCTGGAAAACCCCTGGCCATACTTTTCTTTCTCCTTTTCCTGCGCTTCTGCCTCAGCCTGGAAAAAAAGAACCTCGCCCTTCTGGTCTCCTCCATTGTTTTTTCCCTTTTCCTTGGAGAGGGGTTTCTTCGCCTCTGGCCGGTTCCCATAGCGAGCCAGTCGGCGCTTTCGGCCTGGCGGAGGCCGTCCCCCCTGCTTGGGTACGAACTCATTCCCGGCCTTTCCTACAGGGCCTCGGCCCGTTACGACGTGGAGATAAATTCCCACGGCTTACGTGACCGCGAGCGGACATGGAAAAAGCCCGAAGGAGTCCGGCGGCTTGTCTGCCTTGGGGATTCCTTCACCTTCGGAATGGGACTGGATATCGAAGACACATACGTAAGGCGGCTGGAAGGACTCCTGACCGGTTCGGGCATTCCGGTTGACGTGGTGAACGGCGGGGTCATAGGCTACAACATCTACCAGAGCCTCACCTGGTTCAAGGAAACAGGAATCCGTTACGAGCCGGACCTCGTGATTTACTTTTTCTTCATGGACGACGCCGAAGGCTGCACCGAACCCAACTGCATCAAAAATTATTACGAAAACGCCATGTCAGGTAAGGACAGGGACTACCGCCCGTCTTCCACCGGCCTTCCGTTCAACAGCCACCTCGTCAATTTCATAGTGAACGTTTACGCCCAGTTCTCGGCGCGCCTTCGCTACCTCACCGTGGACTGGGTGCATACGGTGGAGGGCCGCAAGGAGCACTTCGACCGCCTGAACCGCTCCTTTCTCACCGAGTCATTCAGGGTGGCGGCCTTTTCGGACAACCTGATGGAGCTCGACCAAGCCGTGAACGCCAAGGGTGCGAAATTTCTTGTGGTCCTGGTGCCCGACGCGGCCCAGCTCAACAATCCGCCCATGCAGAACA from Deltaproteobacteria bacterium encodes:
- a CDS encoding NAD+ synthase, with the protein product MKIGLAQINPVIGDFCANASKIREYCEKARKAGCDLAVFPELSLCGYPPRDFLERSDFLDACERAFWGLVKDVRGIGVIAGYPERIADEAGLPIANAAVLFEDGEILHTAHKRLLPSYDVFDETRYFRPGLDAEVFSYKGRTLGLSICEDAWNDADFFPRRLYTWDPVEALAIEGADLIINVAASPFHAGKYRLRRSLMAHAAKKYGVFTVYVNQVGGNDHLVFDGSSTAHDATGRLVAAGADFAEDLAVCAPPTGTGGISPQSETDTEALYRALVLGTRDYVKKCGYRSAVIGLSGGIDSALTAAIAAEALGPPNVTTLFMPSVYTSPDNFSDTRILAGNLSTAYDIIPITPFFEAYLDNLPGICSRSAPTLVEQNIQARIRGMILMAFSNRHGALVLSTGNKSELAVGYSTLYGDMCGGLAVISDLWKTTVYELSRYVNRSREVIPTKILTKAPSAELKADQKDQDDLPPYDDLDAILKSYLEDGLEAYAIAGLGFAPSVVDDVIRRVVRNEYKRRQAAVGLRITPKAFGEGRRCPIAHGYAPGSLKAENSGKTCTEAS
- a CDS encoding citrate synthase, whose amino-acid sequence is MGEKAILTVGGKTVELPIVDGSEGEKGIDISALNKLTGYLAYDPGFANTASCSSAITFLDGEKGILRYRGIPVNELAEKSTFVETSYLLINGRLPSRKELNDFSVLLNDHSLVHEDMRVFFQNFPRAAHPMGILSAMVTALRGFYPELEGLSRSEALNVQVTRLLSKVRTMAAMSYKISRGHQVVYPRPDLSYCANFLNMMFNSPVKPYDIDDDLTRALNVFWILHADHEQNCSTAAVRLVGSARVNFYAAVSAGMAALWGPLHGGANQAVIEMLEEIAKNGGDFAPFLKRAKDKNDPYRLMGFGHRVYRTYDPRARIMREMADRVLQKLNRSDPLLDIARRLEDAVTKDPYFVDHNLYPNVDFFAGIVLRAIGIPTNMFTVMFAIGRLPGWIAQWKEGADDPKWKLNRPRQVYTGPTECHYVPFDQRP